One genomic region from Bradyrhizobium icense encodes:
- a CDS encoding YciI family protein: protein MLYAILCYHDEDTVGSWTKEQDAAVMKKLTVVQDKLTKQGRLGPVARLLPTTAATTLRKDDPPLVLDGPYAETKEQLLGFYLVDCKDLDEALGVARDLGAANPGGAYEIRPVGHFTAGSVQP, encoded by the coding sequence ATGCTGTACGCCATTCTTTGCTATCACGATGAAGACACCGTCGGTTCCTGGACCAAGGAACAGGACGCAGCGGTCATGAAGAAACTGACCGTCGTTCAGGATAAACTGACCAAACAGGGCCGGCTCGGTCCGGTGGCGCGGCTGTTGCCGACCACGGCGGCGACCACGCTGCGCAAGGACGATCCGCCGCTGGTGCTCGACGGCCCCTACGCCGAAACCAAGGAGCAGTTGCTCGGCTTCTATCTGGTCGACTGCAAGGACCTTGACGAGGCGCTCGGCGTCGCCCGCGATCTCGGCGCGGCCAATCCCGGCGGCGCCTACGAGATCCGTCCCGTCGGCCACTTCACGGCGGGAAGTGTGCAGCCATGA
- a CDS encoding RNA polymerase sigma factor: MTDTAWIDAALTSARPQAVGALLRYFRNLDTAEEAFQNACLRALKTWPQNGPPRDPAAWLIMVGRNVAIDDIRRGKKQTPLPEDEAISDLDDAEEQLAERLDGSHYRDDILRLLFICCHPDLPATQQIALALRIVSGLTVKQIARAFLVSEAAMEQRITRAKARVADANVPFEAPGAAERSERLASVAAMIYLIFNEGYSASGDTAEIRAPLCEEAIRLARLLLRLFQSEPEIMGLTALLLLQHARAAARFDADGAVILLDDQDRSLWNKSLIAEGLALIDKAMRHRRSGPYQVQAAVAALHARAEKPEDTDWAQIDLLYGALEIMQPSPVVTLNRAVAVSKVKGPQAALDMIEPLAQRLSNYFHYFGVRGAFLMQLGRNDEARIAFDRAIALANTSAEAAHIRMHLDRLQRDSQPRGKKAGK; this comes from the coding sequence ATGACCGATACGGCCTGGATCGATGCCGCACTGACTTCGGCTCGCCCCCAGGCGGTCGGCGCGCTGCTGCGTTATTTCCGTAACCTCGATACCGCCGAGGAAGCGTTTCAGAACGCCTGCCTTCGAGCGTTGAAAACCTGGCCGCAGAACGGTCCGCCGCGCGATCCGGCGGCGTGGCTGATCATGGTCGGCCGCAATGTCGCGATCGACGATATCAGGCGCGGCAAGAAGCAAACGCCGTTGCCGGAGGACGAGGCGATCTCCGATCTCGACGACGCCGAGGAGCAGCTTGCCGAGCGCCTCGACGGCTCGCATTACCGCGACGATATCCTGCGGCTGTTGTTCATCTGCTGCCATCCGGACCTGCCGGCGACGCAGCAGATCGCGCTGGCGCTGCGCATCGTCTCGGGTCTCACGGTGAAACAGATCGCGCGCGCCTTTCTGGTCTCGGAAGCCGCGATGGAGCAGCGCATCACGCGGGCGAAGGCGCGTGTCGCCGATGCCAATGTGCCGTTCGAAGCGCCGGGCGCAGCGGAGCGCTCCGAACGCCTCGCCTCCGTCGCTGCCATGATCTACCTGATCTTCAACGAGGGTTATTCGGCAAGCGGCGACACCGCCGAAATCCGCGCGCCGCTGTGCGAGGAGGCGATCCGGCTGGCGCGGCTGTTGCTGCGGCTGTTCCAGAGCGAACCGGAGATCATGGGGCTGACCGCGCTGCTGTTGCTGCAGCATGCGCGCGCCGCGGCGCGGTTCGATGCAGACGGCGCGGTGATCCTGCTCGACGATCAGGACCGTTCATTATGGAACAAGTCCCTCATCGCCGAGGGGCTGGCCTTGATCGACAAGGCGATGCGCCATCGCCGCAGCGGGCCCTACCAGGTGCAGGCCGCGGTCGCGGCGCTGCATGCCCGCGCCGAGAAGCCCGAGGATACCGACTGGGCCCAGATCGATCTGCTCTATGGCGCACTCGAGATCATGCAGCCGTCGCCGGTGGTCACCTTGAATCGCGCCGTCGCGGTATCCAAGGTGAAGGGGCCACAGGCCGCGCTCGACATGATCGAGCCCCTGGCGCAGCGGCTGTCGAATTATTTTCATTACTTCGGCGTGCGCGGCGCGTTCCTGATGCAGCTCGGCCGCAACGACGAGGCCCGCATCGCCTTCGACCGCGCCATCGCGCTGGCCAACACCTCGGCCGAAGCCGCCCACATCCGCATGCACCTCGACCGCCTGCAGCGCGACAGCCAGCCCCGCGGTAAGAAGGCGGGGAAGTAA
- a CDS encoding DoxX family protein, with translation MTVIAETAPVSNPARWMGRALSGLVILFLMIDGAIKLVPWPVVTETMDRMGYGSSDALMRGLGAVTIVCTVLYSVPPTSILGAILLTGYLGGAMASHVRIGSPLFTHTLFGLYLGLMLWGGLWLRDKNLRNLIPFRR, from the coding sequence ATGACCGTCATCGCCGAGACCGCGCCTGTCTCAAACCCGGCACGCTGGATGGGCCGTGCCCTCTCCGGCCTGGTCATCCTGTTCCTGATGATCGATGGCGCCATCAAGCTGGTGCCGTGGCCGGTGGTCACGGAAACCATGGACCGAATGGGTTACGGTTCGAGCGACGCCCTGATGCGCGGCCTCGGCGCCGTCACCATCGTCTGCACCGTGCTCTATTCCGTTCCGCCGACCTCGATCCTCGGCGCGATCCTGCTCACCGGCTATCTCGGTGGCGCGATGGCCTCGCATGTGCGGATCGGCAGCCCCTTGTTCACGCATACGCTATTCGGGCTTTATCTCGGCCTGATGCTGTGGGGCGGGCTGTGGCTGCGCGACAAGAACCTGCGCAACTTGATCCCGTTTCGCCGCTGA
- a CDS encoding SRPBCC family protein translates to MLEVIAIIAVILAIAIAVVLILAATKPNTLRMQRTISIRAPAERIFPLISDFQQWRSWSPYEEKDPAMKRTYGGAERGTGAVYAWDGDKNVGFGRMEILEAATPRKIVVKLDFFKPFEGHNTAEFTMLPQGDGTHFTWLMHGPANFMSRLIQVFMNLDRMIGRDFEVGLANLKTLTER, encoded by the coding sequence ATGCTGGAAGTCATTGCCATCATCGCCGTCATATTGGCGATTGCCATCGCCGTGGTGCTCATTCTCGCCGCGACCAAGCCGAATACCTTGCGGATGCAGCGCACGATCAGCATCAGGGCGCCGGCGGAGCGGATCTTTCCGCTGATCTCCGACTTTCAGCAGTGGCGGAGCTGGTCGCCTTACGAGGAGAAGGATCCGGCGATGAAGCGCACCTATGGCGGTGCGGAGCGCGGCACGGGCGCCGTCTATGCGTGGGACGGCGACAAGAACGTCGGTTTCGGTCGCATGGAAATTCTCGAGGCTGCGACGCCCCGGAAAATCGTCGTCAAGCTCGATTTCTTCAAGCCGTTCGAAGGCCACAACACCGCCGAGTTCACAATGCTGCCGCAGGGGGATGGCACCCATTTCACATGGCTGATGCATGGTCCGGCGAACTTCATGTCGAGGCTGATCCAGGTTTTCATGAACCTGGATCGCATGATCGGCAGGGACTTCGAGGTCGGTCTCGCCAATCTGAAAACGCTCACCGAGAGATGA
- a CDS encoding VOC family protein: MQVNPYLFYNGNCEEALKYYQKALGAQIEAMMPYGDGPADMPVPADWKTKIMHARITVDGEVLMASDATPGDYHQPQGMSVALAVEDPADAERRFNALAEGGTVRMPFGKTFFSNGFGMCVDRFGIPWMVNCPKEDM; the protein is encoded by the coding sequence ATGCAGGTCAATCCCTATCTGTTCTACAACGGCAATTGCGAGGAAGCGCTGAAGTACTATCAGAAGGCGCTTGGCGCCCAGATCGAGGCGATGATGCCGTATGGCGACGGGCCCGCCGACATGCCGGTGCCGGCGGACTGGAAAACGAAAATCATGCATGCCCGCATCACCGTCGACGGCGAGGTGCTGATGGCGTCCGACGCCACGCCGGGCGATTACCACCAGCCGCAGGGCATGTCGGTTGCGCTGGCGGTCGAGGATCCCGCCGACGCGGAGCGTCGCTTCAATGCGCTCGCCGAAGGCGGCACGGTCAGGATGCCGTTCGGCAAGACCTTCTTCTCCAACGGTTTCGGTATGTGCGTCGACAGGTTCGGCATTCCCTGGATGGTGAACTGCCCGAAGGAAGACATGTAG